A single Paenibacillus kribbensis DNA region contains:
- a CDS encoding ABC transporter substrate-binding protein: MGDRKKSLLYIGAAALLSLSVVLSGCSIGGNSKDANAGNSAANNASSGEVGAANPIEISMFLNEAGQQPTADNKIYKKIEDELGVTFKFEFLAGDKNQKLGVMIAGGDYPDLISADTKLTAAGAVIPLEDLIEKHAPNLKKHYEKYWNQMKDPNDGHIYYLPNYGAYNGEVADTYYSGPAFWIQKAVLKEFNYPAPKTLDEYFDLIAKYKTKYPTIDGSPTIGFEVLNYDWKNWGLLNPPQHLIGHPNDGGVVVNDGVAEIFADKDYAKKYYQKLNEINAQGLLDKETFTQNYDQYMAKLSNGNVLGMFDQHWNFGKAEDSLKTQKKLERTYVGFPLVYDSSTKDYYRDRPALNLNNGYGITVNAKDPVKIIKVLDKLMDEKWQKLLTWGVEGEDYYVNEKGRFMKTQEQRNNAEDATWKLANKAEAFYATAPKLEGYFSDGNATSASNQPEEYQASLKPFDKEVLKAYGFNSYVDFFSAPPENPVYYPAWSVDLVDGSPAKIASTKLNEISTKYLPKAILSNPSDFDSVWNEYTSEIHRLDIKGYEDKINEVLKWRIDNWTTK; the protein is encoded by the coding sequence ATGGGGGACAGAAAAAAATCGTTGCTCTACATCGGAGCGGCCGCACTTTTGTCACTGAGCGTTGTTCTATCCGGTTGCTCAATCGGCGGCAACAGCAAGGATGCAAACGCTGGAAATTCCGCAGCGAACAATGCCAGCAGTGGGGAAGTTGGTGCGGCGAATCCTATTGAAATCTCGATGTTCTTGAATGAGGCTGGGCAGCAGCCGACAGCGGACAACAAGATTTATAAAAAGATAGAGGATGAGCTTGGCGTCACTTTCAAATTTGAATTTCTTGCGGGCGACAAGAACCAGAAGCTCGGCGTTATGATTGCTGGCGGGGATTACCCGGACTTGATCTCGGCGGACACGAAGCTGACGGCCGCCGGAGCGGTCATCCCGCTGGAGGATCTGATCGAGAAACACGCGCCTAATTTGAAGAAACACTATGAAAAGTATTGGAATCAGATGAAGGACCCTAATGACGGACATATTTACTATTTGCCAAACTACGGCGCCTATAACGGTGAAGTTGCCGATACCTATTACAGTGGTCCTGCCTTCTGGATTCAAAAGGCCGTTCTCAAGGAGTTCAACTATCCGGCTCCTAAGACACTGGACGAATACTTCGATCTGATTGCGAAGTACAAAACGAAATATCCAACGATTGATGGCAGTCCAACTATTGGTTTTGAAGTCCTGAACTATGACTGGAAAAACTGGGGATTGCTGAATCCTCCACAACATTTGATTGGTCATCCAAACGATGGCGGTGTAGTTGTAAACGATGGTGTAGCAGAAATTTTTGCTGATAAGGATTATGCCAAGAAGTACTACCAGAAGCTGAACGAAATCAATGCTCAAGGCTTGCTCGATAAGGAAACGTTCACACAGAACTATGATCAGTACATGGCGAAGTTGTCTAACGGTAACGTACTGGGGATGTTTGACCAACACTGGAACTTTGGCAAAGCCGAGGATTCGCTGAAGACGCAGAAGAAGTTGGAACGGACATATGTAGGCTTCCCGCTGGTATACGATTCCAGCACCAAGGATTATTATCGGGACCGTCCGGCGCTTAATCTGAACAATGGTTATGGTATTACTGTTAACGCCAAGGACCCGGTAAAAATAATCAAGGTACTCGATAAGCTAATGGATGAAAAATGGCAAAAGCTGCTTACTTGGGGTGTTGAAGGCGAGGATTACTACGTCAATGAGAAAGGTCGCTTCATGAAAACGCAAGAGCAGCGTAATAACGCTGAGGATGCTACCTGGAAGCTCGCCAACAAGGCAGAGGCTTTCTACGCCACCGCACCGAAGCTGGAGGGTTATTTTAGCGACGGTAACGCCACCTCGGCAAGCAACCAGCCTGAAGAGTATCAGGCAAGCTTGAAGCCGTTCGACAAGGAAGTTCTGAAGGCATACGGGTTTAACAGCTACGTTGACTTCTTCAGTGCTCCTCCTGAGAACCCGGTCTACTATCCGGCCTGGTCTGTCGACCTCGTGGATGGCTCTCCGGCCAAGATTGCCAGCACAAAGCTGAACGAGATTTCTACAAAGTATCTGCCTAAAGCA